The Alkalibacter saccharofermentans DSM 14828 region ATTCGGCTTGGAAGTAAGATGGTATGGAATATTGATTTCATCGGCGATATTGATCGGAATCCTTATCGCAACCCATAGAGGCAAGAAACAGGGAATTATAAGTGATGATATACTGGATATTGTGCTGGTGAGCATTCCTGCCGCAATGATCGGGGCAAGATTGTACTACGTCGCGTTCAAGCTAGATTATTATCTTGCCAATCCCAAAGAAATTTTTATGATATGGGAAGGAGGACTTGCCATACATGGAGGTTTGATTGGAGCCTTTTTAACCGGTTATGTGGTATGCCGTGTTAAAAAACTGAAATTTACGAAAGTCCTAGACGTTTTTGCACCTGCATTTCCTTTAGGACAAAGCATAGGAAGATGGGGCAATTATTTCAATCAGGAGGCATACGGAGCTGAAACGGATTTGCCATGGGCTATAACCGTCATGGATCCGGTAAAAGGTCTTATACAAGTGCACCCCACGTTTTTGTATGAATCCATTTGGAATCTACTGGTTCTGGGAATAGTTCTTTTTTATGAAAAGACTAAGAAAAAGTTTGACGGAGAACTAATACTTATATATGGCATATATTACTCAGCGGGAAGGTTTTTCATAGAAGGGCTTCGAACGGATAGCCTGATGTTCATGAATATGCGAGTAGCCCAGCTTATAAGCTTCGCAGTGATAATGATCTGTACCTTGTATCTAAAGAAAATAAGAAGTCAAAGCCCGATAAAATAAGAAGACAAGCCTGGATTTAAGGGCTTGTTTTTTTATTTGTAAAAAAAACATTCAGAAACCCAAATATTCTTGTACAAAGTGGGGGATAGTGGTATAATATGGCTAATAGTGGGGGATCGGGGTGTCGGAATGTTCATTGGTGAATATCAACACAACATCGATATAAAAGGAAGACTAATAATTCCTTCAAAATTCAGAGAACAACTCGGCGTAAAGTTTATCGTTACCAAAGGTTTGGATAAATGTCTTTTTGTATTTCCCATGGATGAATGGTCAAAATTCGAAGAAAAAATAAGAACTCTCCCAATATCAAGCAAGGACGCAAGAGCGTTTT contains the following coding sequences:
- the lgt gene encoding prolipoprotein diacylglyceryl transferase; translated protein: MPDPIAFSLFGLEVRWYGILISSAILIGILIATHRGKKQGIISDDILDIVLVSIPAAMIGARLYYVAFKLDYYLANPKEIFMIWEGGLAIHGGLIGAFLTGYVVCRVKKLKFTKVLDVFAPAFPLGQSIGRWGNYFNQEAYGAETDLPWAITVMDPVKGLIQVHPTFLYESIWNLLVLGIVLFYEKTKKKFDGELILIYGIYYSAGRFFIEGLRTDSLMFMNMRVAQLISFAVIMICTLYLKKIRSQSPIK